Proteins encoded by one window of Glycine soja cultivar W05 chromosome 15, ASM419377v2, whole genome shotgun sequence:
- the LOC114388487 gene encoding probable serine/threonine-protein kinase PBL5, with translation MGCFRCTGKSSKKTNNNNINHAEKHTNHNEKHTAADKVKVDLNVNGKQEDNNPKPDQLSLDVENLNLKEVSNEGKVNSYRAQTFTFAELAAATGNFRSDCFLGEGGFGKVYKGRIEKINQVVAIKQLDPHGLQGIREFVVEVLTLSLADHPNLVKLIGFCAEGEQRLLVYEYMPLGSLENHLHDLPRGRKPIDWNTRMKIAAGAARGLEYLHNKMKPPVIYRDLKCSNILLGEGYHSKLSDFGLAKVGPSGDKTHVSTRVMGTYGYCAPDYAMTGQLTFKSDIYSFGVVLLEIITGRKAIDNTKPAKEQNLVAWAKPLFKNRKRFCEMVDPLLEGQYPIRGLYQALAIAAMCVQEQPNMRPETTDVVTALNYLASQKYDPQVHSIQSCRKGLSSPRERSNGHRRTVSNDSDPRARSHDHRRIVCNGSETRARSEGRHRRTVSIGNGHSSGSETESSRKGVASPRVRSDGHRHFVSNGSETDSSGD, from the exons ATGGGTTGCTTTCGTTGCACAGGCAAATCAAGCaaaaaaaccaacaacaataacattaaTCACGCCGAGAAGCACACCAATCACAACGAGAAACATACTGCTGCTG ATAAGGTCAAAGTTGATTTGAATGTGAATGGTAAACAAGAAGATAATAATCCTAAGCCTGATCAGCTATCTCTGGACGtggagaatttgaatttaaaagagGTTTCCAATGAAGGAAAAGTTAACAGTTACCGGGCACAGACATTTACTTTTGCTGAGCTTGCAGCTGCAACAGGGAATTTCAGGTCAGATTGCTTTCTGGGTGAAGGAGGGTTTGGCAAGGTTTATAAGGGGCGCATAGAGAAAATAAACCAG GTTGTAGCAATAAAGCAACTAGATCCTCATGGGCTTCAAGGAATTAGGGAATTTGTTGTTGAAGTGTTGACATTGAGTTTGGCAGACCACCCTAATTTGGTCAAGTTAATTGGTTTTTGTGCTGAGGGAGAGCAGAGGCTATTGGTTTACGAATATATGCCATTGGGATCTTTGGAGAATCATTTGCACG ATCTTCCGCGTGGTAGAAAACCGATTGACTGGAATACAAGAATGAAAATAGCAGCTGGTGCAGCTAGAGGCTTAGAGTATTTGCATAATAAAATGAAACCTCCTGTCATATATCGGGACCTGAAATGCTCCAATATCCTGTTAGGCGAAGGATATCATTCCAAGTTATCTGATTTTGGCTTGGCGAAAGTAGGACCAAGTGGTGATAAAACCCATGTTTCAACCAGAGTTATGGGAACATATGGATATTGTGCCCCAGATTATGCAATGACGGGTCAATTGACGTTCAAGTCTGATATTTATAGCTTTGGAGTTGTTCTTTTGGAGATCATCACAGGCAGGAAGGCGATCGACAATACAAAACCTGCTAAAGAACAAAATCTAGTTGCATGG GCAAAGCCTTTATTCAAAAACCGTAAAAGATTCTGTGAGATGGTTGATCCATTGCTTGAAGGTCAGTATCCAATAAGAGGTTTGTACCAAGCTCTTGCTATTGCTGCCATGTGTGTTCAAGAACAGCCTAATATGCGGCCCGAAACAACTGATGTGGTTACAGCTCTAAATTACCTTGCATCCCAGAAATACGATCCCCAAGTTCATTCAATACAAAGCTGTAGAAAAGGTTTATCTTCTCCAAGAGAAAGAAGCAATGGTCATAGACGCACTGTCAGTAACGATTCTGATCCAAGAGCAAGAAGCCATGATCATAGACGAATTGTTTGTAATGGTTCTGAGACAAGAGCAAGAAGCGAAGGTCGTCATAGACGAACTGTTAGTATTGGTAATGGTCATAGTAGTGGTTCTGAGACAGAAAGCTCTCGAAAAGGTGTAGCTTCTCCAAGGGTGAGAAGTGATGGTCATAGACATTTTGTTAGTAATGGTTCTGAGACAGACAGTTCTGGAGATTAG
- the LOC114388066 gene encoding uncharacterized protein LOC114388066 yields MYSSSHQRMLHTGSKSIITWLILITIVLYTLYSSNIILFNNDQQDCPTITTNLNEATQENLRVSTYNNTSSKTIATDDESVEKKKPLVEKRPREDNDDDEEEGEEKNKEEEENKSPVVVRLTPKQMSERQDTELKHVVFGIAGSSNLWHIRKEYIKIWWRPKETRGVVWLDKKVRSQSNEGLPDIYISGDTSKFRYTNRQGQRSALRISRVVTETFKLGMKDVRWFVMGDDDTMFMVDNVVRILSKYDHRHFYYIGSSSESHVQNIHFSYAMAYGGGGFAISYPLAQELAKMQDRCIQRYPALYGSDDRIQACMAELGVPLTREPGFHQYDVYGDLLGLLGAHPVSPLVSLHHLDVVQPIFPRMTRVRALRHLMESVNQDSGSIMQQSICYDKQNFWSISVSWGYVVQILRGVLSPRELEMPSRTFLNWYKRADYTAYAFNTRPVAKHPCQKPFVYYMTNTHYDSTTKQVVGVYSRDKSKSPFCRWRMNSPDKITSVVVTKKPDPLRWKKSPRRDCCRILSSRKSTNTLYIWVGNCQESEVTEL; encoded by the exons atgtACTCTTCTTCCCATCAACGCATGCTCCACACAGGCTCCAAAAGCATCATCACTTGGTTGATCCTAATCACCATTGTACTCTACACCCTTTATTCTTCCAACATTATCCTCTTCAACAATGACCAACAAGATTGCCCCACTATCACCACCAATTTAAACGAGGCTACCCAAGAAAACCTTCGGGTAAGTACTTACAACAATACATCCTCAAAAACTATAGCTACCGATGATGAAAgtgttgaaaagaaaaaaccatTAGTAGAGAAACGACCAAGAGAGGATAATGATGACGacgaagaagaaggagaagaaaaaaacaaagaagaagaagaaaacaaatccCCCGTGGTAGTTAGATTAACACCCAAGCAAATGTCTGAGAGACAAGACACTGAGCTTAAACATGTTGTCTTTGGGATAGCTGGTTCCTCCAACCTATGGCACATTAGAAAAGAGTACATTAAGATATGGTGGAGGCCTAAGGAAACTAGAGGGGTAGTGTGGTTGGATAAAAAAGTGAGGAGTCAAAGCAATGAAGGGTTACCCGATATTTATATCTCGGGGGACACTTCAAAATTTAGGTATACGAATCGTCAAGGGCAAAGATCAGCGTTAAGGATATCAAGGGTTGTCACTGAGACATTCAAGCTTGGGATGAAAGATGTAAGATGGTTCGTGATGGGGGATGATGACACGATGTTTATGGTTGATAATGTGGTTAGAATTCTTTCCAAATATGACCATAGACACTTCTATTATATTGGAAGCTCATCTGAAAGCCATGTTCAAAACATTCATTTCTCATATGCCATGGCATATGGTGGAGGAGGATTTGCCATAAGCTACCCTTTGGCCCAGGAACTAGCAAAGATGCAAGATCGTTGCATTCAGCGCTACCCTGCTTTGTATGGCAGTGATGATAGAATTCAAGCTTGCATGGCTGAGCTAGGGGTGCCACTCACAAGAGAACCTGGCTTTCACCAG TATGATGTATATGGAGATCTACTAGGCCTTCTAGGGGCACACCCAGTGTCTCCACTTGTGTCACTGCACCACCTTGATGTGGTGCAACCAATATTCCCAAGGATGACAAGAGTAAGAGCCCTGCGGCACCTAATGGAGTCTGTGAATCAGGACTCAGGCAGCATAATGCAACAATCAATATGCTATGACAAACAAAATTTTTGGTCAATATCTGTTTCGTGGGGCTACGTGGTTCAAATCTTGAGGGGAGTGCTGTCCCCTAGAGAATTGGAGATGCCATCAAGAACCTTTCTCAATTGGTACAAAAGAGCTGATTACACtgcatatgcattcaacacaAGGCCTGTtgctaaacacccttgtcagAAGCCCTTCGTTTACTATATGACCAACACTCATTATGACTCCACCACAAAACAAGTTGTTGGTGTTTACTCTCGTGACAAATCCAAATCCCCTTTCTGTCGGTGGAGAATGAATTCACCAGACAAAATCACCTCTGTTGTAGTTACAAAAAAACCAGATCCATTGCGCTGGAAAAAG tCACCGAGGAGGGATTGTTGTAGAATATTGTCATCACGTAAGAGCACAAATACTCTATACATATGGGTGGGCAATTGTCAAGAGAGTGAAGTTACTGAATTATAG